Proteins found in one Desulfatibacillum aliphaticivorans DSM 15576 genomic segment:
- the csm6 gene encoding CRISPR-associated ring nuclease Csm6 translates to MKNILLAVVGLSPQVVTEALYALHQQQKEVHAIHIITTRDGKEQVYANLLGGENSAYQKYLRDYEIDPASIEFTHHNVHVIHDSVGNEIPDIIDGEDNELLLRLCMDKAFHLTKDPESAVFFSVAGGRKTMSSCLALAAQMYGRPQDRLYHVLVSPQFESNRDFYFPPKESALIEVRDKDNLPIHMETGRAQVSLIPLPFISVRDRLTPAHLIEPADPATLMLSLVKGGQQPVTVSLADKKIKYKGRECDLRPAHMALYFFLASQKKECRPEKKDASCKNCTDCFVEWDDIEDKHPEITNVYQKIAGTRPVGEMSKDGIMSISYENFNGYKSKANKQLISSFGEFAKKFLVIATDRSGDNIRYGIHLDKNLLRLEY, encoded by the coding sequence ATGAAAAATATTCTTCTGGCGGTTGTCGGCCTAAGCCCCCAGGTGGTTACAGAGGCCCTGTATGCTCTGCACCAGCAGCAAAAAGAGGTTCATGCCATTCACATAATCACGACGCGTGATGGGAAGGAACAAGTCTACGCAAATCTTCTTGGAGGAGAAAACAGCGCCTACCAGAAATATTTGAGGGATTATGAAATCGATCCGGCTTCAATCGAATTCACCCACCATAACGTCCACGTGATTCATGATTCCGTCGGGAACGAAATTCCCGACATTATTGACGGGGAAGACAATGAACTATTGCTGCGGCTGTGCATGGACAAAGCCTTTCATTTAACAAAAGACCCTGAATCCGCAGTCTTCTTCTCCGTTGCCGGAGGAAGGAAGACCATGAGTTCATGCCTGGCCTTGGCTGCACAGATGTATGGCCGGCCCCAGGACAGGCTTTATCATGTCCTGGTAAGCCCGCAGTTTGAAAGCAACAGAGACTTTTATTTTCCGCCTAAAGAATCAGCCCTCATTGAGGTCCGTGATAAAGACAACCTCCCCATACATATGGAGACCGGGCGTGCTCAGGTAAGTCTTATACCATTGCCTTTCATCTCCGTTCGTGACCGTCTGACCCCGGCGCATTTGATAGAACCGGCTGATCCCGCGACCCTGATGCTTTCTCTGGTGAAAGGCGGCCAGCAGCCGGTTACCGTCAGTCTGGCTGACAAAAAAATAAAATACAAAGGAAGGGAGTGCGATTTAAGGCCGGCGCATATGGCGCTGTACTTTTTCCTGGCTTCACAAAAAAAGGAATGCAGGCCCGAGAAAAAGGATGCTTCCTGCAAAAATTGTACGGATTGTTTTGTGGAGTGGGACGACATTGAAGATAAGCATCCTGAAATCACAAATGTGTACCAAAAAATTGCTGGGACTCGCCCTGTCGGCGAGATGAGCAAAGACGGAATAATGTCAATCTCTTACGAAAATTTTAATGGCTACAAATCTAAGGCGAATAAACAACTAATCAGTAGTTTTGGGGAGTTCGCCAAAAAATTTCTTGTCATAGCCACAGATCGATCCGGGGACAACATCCGATACGGGATCCATTTGGACAAGAATCTGCTCAGGCTGGAATATTAG
- the csm3 gene encoding type III-A CRISPR-associated RAMP protein Csm3, producing the protein MKLEKIIKISGKIKVITGLHIGAASETIEIGGMDNPIIKDPLPESGAPYIPGSSLKGKLRSLLEIKEGRYVMGKGRADGAPCDCGQKDCPVCPVFGTSASKDKGRNGNDVQGPTRVVVRDAMLSSDWKKRFEDGDLPMEVKYENSINRISCMANPRPLERVPAGVEFDFNISFKKFDEDPDDYFQNLLKAMKMLELDALGGAGSRGCGQIKFCPLLIDGVEQSEDFLESLSL; encoded by the coding sequence ATGAAACTGGAAAAAATCATCAAGATTTCCGGCAAAATAAAAGTGATCACCGGTCTGCATATCGGGGCCGCCAGTGAAACCATCGAAATCGGCGGCATGGACAATCCCATCATCAAGGACCCCTTGCCGGAAAGCGGCGCGCCTTATATTCCCGGCTCGTCCCTTAAAGGCAAGCTCCGCAGCCTGTTGGAGATCAAGGAAGGCCGCTATGTAATGGGAAAAGGGAGGGCAGACGGCGCCCCTTGCGATTGCGGACAAAAAGACTGCCCGGTCTGTCCGGTCTTTGGAACTTCCGCCTCAAAAGACAAGGGGCGGAACGGCAACGATGTGCAGGGGCCCACCCGTGTGGTGGTACGGGACGCCATGCTTTCCAGCGACTGGAAAAAGCGGTTCGAAGACGGCGATCTCCCCATGGAGGTGAAATACGAAAACTCCATCAACCGCATTTCCTGCATGGCCAATCCCCGGCCTTTGGAACGCGTCCCCGCCGGCGTGGAGTTTGATTTCAACATCTCCTTTAAAAAATTCGATGAAGACCCGGACGATTACTTCCAGAACCTGCTCAAGGCCATGAAAATGCTGGAACTGGACGCTCTGGGAGGAGCAGGCTCTCGGGGATGCGGGCAAATAAAATTTTGCCCCCTGCTGATCGACGGCGTGGAACAGTCGGAAGATTTCCTGGAATCCCTGAGCCTGTAA
- the cas10 gene encoding type III-A CRISPR-associated protein Cas10/Csm1: MEELKRVVLAALLHDIGKFAQRAKRPYSKDMEGEYLTNYKGKAGHWHTVYTDYFIENDLPLPKDIREDRSKVARMASAHHKPNHDDAAEMSIMIADRLSSGEREEHAHSEEPPSFREARLVSVFDQVQMGRHEFNPPGEWFHRLVPLDPRENQFFPIQAKASGDPDEYAELFDSFMSDIKKISQDLPFDLYLEALATTLEGYTWCIPSSTYKTLADISLYDHGFTTASIAQALFLFHRNKGTAPREKDEEDKFIILGGDLSGIQDYIFGISKNSGRGVSKIFRARSFYLQAVVRSVILSICQRIGVHGVCRLMDSGGKFMLLLPLLPEVQEKLSVLEKEMHGWFKGRFKGLLSMSLSWQTTLSQKDFEPETFRKKLDQTHDALEVAKLRKIKTAIANDGPVITEDYDEREGGNCTICGYNPSDLECTESIAKKEGQEISLCRECFQQIVEIGANLPKKPYYTYADKGDIELFDGVHFSMHAKPPSHFQSVLAMETPANTPGMAHARIARSLPSITEEELMDNDWFSALDDENGEIPLEAGQVKTFGMIAAKARKKTGDGLVGRALLGFMKADVDNLGLVFSMGLGDRLSVARFSFLSRMLSFFFSDYLTTLCEKDFPDIYTVFAGGDDLFMVGPWNQTLVFALRVREDFAKFCGNNPDLTLSAAVMPAKPRLPMRKAAALVEDWLDKAKDSGPEKDKLCFLDEAFSWADMRDLMILGGNFEKAMEEKDRTRFTPSFVYRLLEYQRMYKRFIQENEIRFGRYLSHAHYDIGRNIVDPRGGNQAEVDMLYSIFAVGAESRPLLDNLHVPLYYAINRNRKE; encoded by the coding sequence ATGGAGGAATTAAAACGGGTTGTACTTGCAGCGCTGCTTCACGACATCGGCAAGTTCGCCCAAAGGGCGAAAAGGCCGTATTCCAAGGACATGGAGGGAGAGTACCTTACAAACTACAAGGGCAAAGCCGGGCACTGGCACACAGTCTATACAGACTATTTTATTGAAAATGACCTCCCCCTCCCCAAGGACATAAGGGAGGACAGGTCCAAGGTTGCCAGGATGGCTTCAGCCCACCACAAACCCAACCATGACGACGCGGCCGAAATGTCCATCATGATAGCGGACCGGTTGAGTTCAGGTGAAAGGGAAGAACACGCACATTCCGAAGAGCCGCCTTCTTTCAGGGAAGCCCGGCTGGTTTCCGTCTTTGACCAGGTCCAGATGGGACGGCATGAGTTCAACCCGCCAGGGGAATGGTTTCACCGTCTCGTTCCATTGGATCCGCGGGAAAATCAGTTTTTTCCCATTCAGGCCAAAGCATCCGGGGATCCTGACGAATATGCGGAGCTCTTTGACAGCTTTATGTCGGACATCAAAAAAATCAGCCAGGACTTGCCCTTTGATCTGTATCTGGAGGCTCTGGCCACGACTCTGGAAGGATACACATGGTGCATCCCTTCCTCCACGTATAAGACCCTGGCTGACATATCGCTGTACGACCATGGATTCACAACGGCATCCATCGCCCAGGCCTTGTTTTTGTTTCACCGGAATAAGGGGACGGCGCCCAGGGAAAAGGATGAGGAAGACAAATTCATCATCCTGGGAGGCGATTTATCCGGCATACAGGATTATATATTCGGCATAAGCAAAAACTCAGGCAGAGGCGTTTCAAAGATTTTCCGCGCCCGTTCGTTTTACCTGCAGGCGGTGGTGCGATCCGTCATCCTGTCCATATGTCAGCGTATAGGTGTTCATGGCGTGTGCCGGCTTATGGATTCCGGCGGGAAGTTCATGCTGCTTCTCCCCCTGCTGCCGGAAGTGCAGGAAAAACTGTCTGTCCTCGAGAAAGAAATGCACGGCTGGTTCAAGGGACGCTTTAAAGGGCTGTTAAGCATGAGCCTGTCCTGGCAAACCACGCTGTCTCAAAAGGATTTCGAACCGGAAACATTCAGGAAGAAACTGGATCAAACCCATGACGCGCTGGAAGTCGCCAAGCTCAGAAAGATTAAAACAGCCATAGCAAATGACGGCCCCGTCATCACAGAAGATTACGACGAGCGGGAAGGCGGCAATTGTACTATATGCGGGTACAATCCATCCGACCTGGAATGCACCGAATCAATCGCAAAAAAGGAAGGCCAGGAAATCAGTCTGTGCAGGGAGTGTTTCCAGCAGATTGTGGAAATCGGCGCCAACCTGCCTAAAAAGCCATATTACACCTATGCGGACAAGGGCGATATTGAACTGTTCGACGGAGTGCATTTCTCCATGCACGCAAAGCCGCCTTCTCATTTTCAAAGCGTATTAGCCATGGAGACGCCGGCCAACACGCCCGGCATGGCCCATGCCCGCATAGCCAGAAGCCTTCCTTCCATCACTGAAGAAGAGCTTATGGACAATGACTGGTTTTCCGCCCTGGACGATGAAAACGGAGAAATCCCCCTGGAGGCTGGCCAGGTGAAAACCTTTGGAATGATAGCCGCCAAAGCCAGGAAAAAAACCGGAGATGGGTTGGTGGGCAGAGCGCTGTTGGGCTTCATGAAAGCAGACGTCGACAACCTGGGGCTGGTATTCAGCATGGGCCTGGGAGACAGGCTTTCCGTGGCGCGTTTTTCGTTTTTGTCACGCATGCTCAGCTTCTTTTTTTCCGACTACCTGACCACCTTGTGCGAAAAAGACTTTCCCGACATCTACACGGTGTTTGCCGGCGGAGACGACCTGTTCATGGTGGGGCCATGGAATCAGACTCTGGTGTTTGCACTCAGGGTCAGGGAGGATTTCGCAAAATTTTGCGGGAACAACCCGGACCTGACCCTGTCCGCGGCGGTGATGCCGGCCAAGCCTCGCCTGCCCATGCGCAAGGCGGCGGCTTTGGTGGAGGACTGGCTCGATAAAGCAAAAGACTCCGGCCCGGAAAAAGACAAGCTGTGCTTCCTGGATGAGGCCTTTTCCTGGGCGGACATGCGGGATCTGATGATTCTGGGCGGCAACTTTGAAAAAGCCATGGAGGAAAAAGACCGAACCAGGTTTACTCCCAGCTTTGTTTATCGCCTGCTTGAATATCAGAGGATGTACAAACGGTTCATCCAGGAAAACGAAATCCGTTTTGGCAGATACCTCTCCCACGCTCACTATGACATCGGGAGGAACATTGTAGACCCCAGGGGAGGCAACCAGGCCGAGGTGGACATGCTTTATTCCATTTTTGCGGTAGGCGCCGAGTCCCGGCCCCTACTGGATAACCTGCATGTGCCCCTTTATTACGCCATCAACCGAAACAGGAAAGAATAA
- the cas6 gene encoding CRISPR system precrRNA processing endoribonuclease RAMP protein Cas6 yields the protein MSILRQTDQKTEVENGPGMVVGDYHFRCTLTREALLPAYKGSTFRGVFGHSLKRVVCTFKNKECHECLLNNRCLYAKIFIDESTFDPEQKGAPSIPKPYVIKPPKTINSHMLEGDAFDFHLLLFGDVNKELPYFVYAFSEIGNLGIGKRIDGHRAGFVVNEILHNEEVIYTDEEKTLTGGTYGNSVGLGKTPAPKDEPFVVQVFLETPLRLKFGNHLQADLPFHVLIRAALRRISTLFNQYGEGEPDLDYKGLVKRAQEVEAVDSNLHWYDWKRYSNRQDKSMLMGGISGSVDYFGKLEEFLPILRLAELLHVGKQTTFGLGEFRMEVMR from the coding sequence ATGTCTATTTTACGCCAAACTGACCAGAAAACGGAAGTGGAAAACGGCCCCGGAATGGTTGTTGGCGACTATCACTTCCGGTGCACCCTTACCAGAGAAGCGTTGTTGCCTGCTTATAAGGGATCCACCTTTCGGGGGGTATTCGGCCATTCCCTTAAAAGGGTAGTGTGCACTTTTAAGAACAAAGAGTGCCATGAGTGCCTGCTTAATAACCGGTGTCTTTACGCCAAGATATTCATTGATGAGAGTACGTTCGATCCCGAGCAAAAGGGGGCCCCAAGCATACCAAAGCCTTATGTGATCAAGCCTCCGAAAACTATTAACAGCCATATGCTCGAAGGAGATGCCTTTGATTTTCATCTTTTGCTTTTTGGAGATGTAAACAAGGAGCTGCCCTACTTTGTGTATGCGTTTTCGGAAATAGGGAATTTGGGGATCGGAAAGCGGATTGACGGGCATAGGGCGGGATTCGTTGTAAACGAAATACTGCATAATGAAGAAGTCATATACACCGATGAGGAGAAAACCTTGACAGGGGGGACTTACGGAAATTCAGTTGGACTGGGAAAAACTCCGGCCCCCAAGGACGAACCTTTTGTAGTCCAAGTTTTTTTGGAAACGCCCCTGCGACTTAAGTTTGGGAATCATCTTCAGGCGGATCTTCCGTTTCACGTACTTATCCGGGCGGCGCTTCGCAGAATATCCACCCTCTTCAACCAGTATGGAGAAGGGGAGCCGGACCTGGATTACAAGGGATTGGTGAAAAGGGCTCAGGAAGTGGAAGCAGTAGATTCCAACCTCCATTGGTATGATTGGAAACGGTATTCTAACAGGCAGGACAAATCCATGCTCATGGGAGGGATAAGCGGCTCCGTGGATTATTTTGGGAAGTTGGAAGAGTTTCTTCCTATCCTGCGTCTGGCGGAACTGCTTCATGTAGGTAAGCAGACCACTTTCGGTTTAGGCGAATTTCGTATGGAGGTGATGCGATGA
- the csm2 gene encoding type III-A CRISPR-associated protein Csm2, producing the protein MSYYRDENNNIRCNLLDEDALKLARSFIKYKPHRDNEPDKKGSLTPTQLRRFYNDFKQLEKKVKSKTNFEAVKPLIKMVKSKANYAAREDNPKIPRNFKSFLVENIDRIDMSEDFEAFMLHFEAVVGFYYGLPGIKKLR; encoded by the coding sequence ATGAGCTACTATCGCGATGAGAATAATAACATTAGATGCAACCTTTTAGATGAGGATGCTCTAAAACTGGCTCGCAGCTTTATAAAGTACAAGCCTCACAGAGACAATGAGCCTGACAAGAAAGGTTCGCTAACCCCTACCCAGTTGCGCCGCTTCTATAATGATTTCAAGCAACTGGAAAAAAAGGTCAAATCCAAAACGAATTTTGAAGCTGTCAAGCCGCTCATAAAAATGGTGAAATCCAAGGCCAATTATGCAGCCAGAGAAGACAATCCCAAAATCCCTCGTAATTTCAAGTCGTTCTTGGTTGAAAATATTGATAGGATAGACATGTCGGAAGACTTCGAGGCCTTCATGCTTCATTTTGAGGCTGTGGTAGGCTTTTACTATGGATTACCGGGTATTAAAAAGCTGCGATAA
- the csm5 gene encoding type III-A CRISPR-associated RAMP protein Csm5: MNGLQFEKHRAEFELLTPVHIGTGEELDPFSYVIRDGSLHFIDLVKWMESYEDQETLLRMTDTDNFAVLRSFVAENVSIEKAGMGSVKVESHKLLKTYEKAIKERDPQNQVLVGPMMRNFVTGQAYIPGSSVKGAIRTALANPCVGPARVRKGDRDASEKIFGRIKDDPMRWLKIPDISLGPDATVIVEPVEVSNKPDKSPTPKGHVEAAHALATGRPNKRSAVLSLAPFPLHGNTVDAQYLLDALNDFYVHKYVQEALRFYNAGPVARVGKILEPVNCIVKNLASNEAILRVGRFSHVECMTLDDVRAPKTRMKNGRPMPFGTTRTLANQLFPFGWIKVRFPALPLKDKKPYPWPNNLAASENAPVQKLSAAAAPGQAGASPQAPTKTGEAAKSAMSRIPPTQVKETSRLEPLLKQLTLLKPNDKVGMDRMIDALERLSEVQDKTALGNAIIAKLKKAGMWKKHPRKLDVLSNMDD, from the coding sequence ATGAATGGTTTGCAATTTGAAAAACACAGGGCGGAGTTTGAACTCCTGACTCCCGTCCACATCGGAACCGGGGAGGAACTGGATCCCTTTTCCTACGTGATCCGGGACGGAAGCCTGCATTTCATCGATCTGGTTAAATGGATGGAATCCTATGAAGACCAGGAAACCCTGCTGCGTATGACGGATACGGACAACTTTGCGGTCCTGCGCTCTTTTGTGGCCGAAAATGTCTCCATTGAAAAGGCCGGCATGGGATCCGTCAAGGTGGAGTCCCATAAGCTCCTAAAAACCTATGAAAAGGCCATCAAAGAACGGGACCCCCAAAACCAGGTGCTGGTGGGCCCCATGATGCGAAACTTCGTCACAGGCCAGGCATACATACCGGGATCCAGCGTCAAAGGCGCCATTCGGACGGCCCTGGCCAACCCCTGCGTGGGCCCTGCCCGCGTGAGAAAAGGAGACAGGGACGCCTCGGAAAAAATATTTGGGAGAATCAAGGACGATCCCATGCGCTGGCTCAAAATCCCGGACATTTCCCTGGGCCCGGACGCCACCGTCATTGTGGAGCCCGTGGAAGTGTCAAACAAGCCGGACAAGTCTCCCACCCCCAAAGGCCATGTGGAAGCCGCTCACGCCCTGGCGACAGGCAGACCCAACAAGCGCTCGGCGGTTTTATCCCTGGCCCCGTTTCCCCTCCATGGAAACACGGTGGACGCCCAGTACCTCCTGGATGCGCTGAACGATTTTTATGTGCATAAGTATGTTCAGGAAGCCTTGAGGTTTTATAATGCAGGCCCTGTCGCCAGAGTGGGGAAAATTCTGGAGCCCGTCAACTGCATCGTCAAAAACCTCGCCTCCAACGAAGCGATCCTCCGGGTCGGCAGGTTCTCCCATGTGGAATGCATGACCCTGGATGATGTCCGGGCGCCCAAAACCCGTATGAAAAATGGGAGGCCCATGCCGTTCGGAACCACGCGGACCCTGGCCAATCAGCTTTTTCCCTTTGGGTGGATAAAGGTGCGCTTTCCCGCACTTCCCCTGAAGGACAAAAAGCCCTATCCCTGGCCCAATAATCTGGCCGCCTCCGAGAACGCTCCGGTGCAAAAACTGTCCGCTGCGGCCGCCCCGGGTCAAGCCGGCGCATCGCCTCAAGCCCCCACAAAAACCGGGGAGGCGGCAAAATCCGCCATGTCCAGGATTCCTCCGACCCAGGTGAAGGAAACCTCCCGGCTGGAGCCCTTACTAAAACAGTTGACGTTGCTCAAACCCAACGACAAGGTGGGCATGGACCGCATGATTGATGCCCTGGAAAGGCTGTCGGAAGTTCAGGACAAAACCGCCTTGGGCAATGCCATCATCGCCAAGCTCAAAAAAGCGGGCATGTGGAAAAAGCATCCCCGCAAGCTGGATGTCCTGTCCAACATGGACGACTAA
- the csm4 gene encoding type III-A CRISPR-associated RAMP protein Csm4 → MLHRYKITPRSPVITPLASDTLFGHLCWAIRYRDGEEALEKFLQEYGQGPAPIIFSSCFAADTLPRPVLPPPTREQTAQFVKSGFGETQQDLFNGLSAIKKWNKAGRISLEDWQSLKGEYDPLKLYSLFLSRRDSEGEAKASAPVQDSTMHNTINRESGTVQEGGLFVRDKTWYARDTVLDLYVRTRESEAAAVADWFLTEYLPASGYGADKSAGMGVLDIEKDSDFDPASLEAENPNVQMSLSFCAFSGMEELPALYRLTTRFGKLGGDFAYSSPTGGPPRPFKKPILMFAPGAVFGGDSRLDEVGLLKNVHSDERIRHCGIPLTIPFSIKEENFHEWFAI, encoded by the coding sequence ATGTTGCACAGGTATAAAATCACGCCTCGCTCGCCGGTCATCACGCCTTTGGCGTCCGATACCCTTTTCGGCCATTTGTGCTGGGCCATTCGGTATCGGGATGGCGAGGAGGCTTTGGAAAAGTTCCTGCAGGAATACGGCCAGGGGCCGGCGCCGATCATATTTTCATCCTGCTTTGCCGCCGACACCCTGCCCAGGCCTGTTTTGCCTCCTCCCACAAGGGAACAGACCGCTCAATTTGTAAAGTCCGGGTTTGGCGAAACCCAACAGGACCTGTTCAACGGCCTCTCCGCCATTAAAAAATGGAACAAGGCGGGCCGGATATCCCTGGAAGACTGGCAAAGCCTTAAGGGCGAGTACGATCCGCTGAAATTGTACTCTCTGTTCTTGAGCCGGCGGGACTCCGAGGGCGAGGCAAAAGCCTCTGCGCCCGTTCAGGACTCCACCATGCACAACACCATCAACAGGGAGAGCGGGACCGTGCAGGAAGGCGGCCTTTTTGTCAGGGATAAAACCTGGTACGCCCGGGATACCGTACTGGACCTGTACGTCAGGACCAGAGAATCGGAAGCAGCCGCCGTTGCGGACTGGTTCTTGACGGAATATCTTCCGGCCTCCGGCTACGGGGCGGACAAGTCGGCGGGCATGGGGGTCCTGGACATTGAAAAGGATTCGGACTTTGATCCTGCGTCTCTGGAAGCCGAAAACCCCAACGTGCAGATGTCGCTCTCCTTTTGCGCTTTCAGCGGAATGGAAGAGCTTCCTGCACTGTACCGCCTGACAACCCGCTTTGGAAAGCTGGGGGGCGACTTTGCCTATTCCAGCCCCACGGGCGGGCCTCCCAGGCCCTTTAAAAAGCCCATCCTCATGTTTGCCCCGGGAGCGGTCTTTGGCGGCGACAGCCGGTTGGACGAGGTCGGCCTGCTTAAAAACGTGCACTCGGATGAAAGGATCCGCCATTGCGGCATCCCCTTAACCATACCGTTTTCCATCAAAGAGGAAAATTTCCATGAATGGTTTGCAATTTGA